TCGTTTTCCAGGATTTTCAGTTGTTAACCGACAGAACAGTCGAAAAAAACCTCCGTTTCGTGCTTGAGGCTACGGGTTGGAATGACAAAACCAAAATAGACGACCGTATAAATGAAGTGCTTGCAAGTGTAGGCATGAAATCTAAAAAACACAAGATGCCACACGAACTTTCAGGTGGCGAGCAGCAGCGGATCGCGATTGCAAGGGCATTGCTTAACCATCCTGAACTAATCCTTGCTGATGAACCAACCGGAAACCTCGATCCGGAAACTTCAAACGAGATTATGACGCTACTGAAACAGGTAGCTTTCGAAAACAACTCTGCAGTTGTGATGGCTACCCACGATTATCACATGATACAGAATTTTCCGGGTGAAGCAATTCGGTGCGAAGACGGAAAAGTTACCGTACTGAACACCACTGAGCTGTTTGAATAAACATCACATAATTTTAAAATAAAAATCCTGCAAATGATCTTTGCAGGATTTTTTATTGAGTAAATCCCGTGGAATTATCCTTTAAACTGGCCCATCGCGATGAATTTATCCTGACGCTGGGTCTCGAGCTCTTTACCGGTAAAAGCTGAGAATGCCTTGATATTCTGCAAGATCGAAGTTTTTAAATGATCATAAGCCACCTGCGGTTCGTAATGTGCACCTCCAAGTGGTTCTTCGATAATTCCATCGATAAATTTCTCACGTAAAGCATCCTGCGGTGTAAGTTTCAGCGCATTAGCTGCATCTTCCTTATGATCCCAGTTTCTCCAGAGAATTGAGGAACAGCTTTCGGGAGCAATAACGGTGTACCAGGTATTTTCAAGCATGTAAACTTTGTTACCGACACCAATCCCCAATGCGCCACCACTCGCTCCTTCGCCAATGATGTAAACGAAGATCGGAGTTTTAAGCATGGTCATCTCAAAAATATT
This window of the Flavobacteriaceae bacterium 3519-10 genome carries:
- a CDS encoding Cell division transporter, ATP-binding protein ftsE translates to MFRDFYSKNKTIMPHSSHEGHDVIQLNNAKIAQKNFTVLNGVNLNIKKGRFCYLIGKTGSGKSSLLKTLYGHIPLSGGQGSVAGFNLEGLRTSDVPNLRRKLGIVFQDFQLLTDRTVEKNLRFVLEATGWNDKTKIDDRINEVLASVGMKSKKHKMPHELSGGEQQRIAIARALLNHPELILADEPTGNLDPETSNEIMTLLKQVAFENNSAVVMATHDYHMIQNFPGEAIRCEDGKVTVLNTTELFE